The Pleurodeles waltl isolate 20211129_DDA chromosome 7, aPleWal1.hap1.20221129, whole genome shotgun sequence genome includes a region encoding these proteins:
- the LOC138245821 gene encoding uncharacterized protein translates to MGKWSQYKKCYRTEWESDPQLKWWIAPVLTDKTKAFCKYCCVEIRAHYHDLKTHAGRSKHHSRSKHSAIASYSVSVKPISDVQKRRELKVAAYAACNIPICAVDELGEILNDEYGSFQLDSTKCTAIINSLLGPYFRKQLLDDVGQSPYSLLVEQSTDISVKPLLGIRIRYFSQRHNQFVCSFLGLIDLLKEDDPAKAILDLLDENKLQTENLVGLAADEASVICSKNHAVFISLMGKQPSLQLVSCDCHSLETVAKNAVQILPSNLEFMIRETYKCLAESAKGQDDAKELYEVLTGDPPLKPVSPTGTCWFVMADCVERILEQFDALKVHFSQAHYEEHQYVAQLLQEMYDNDNNFLYLSFLKPFLQEIKTVDKIFQIESGDTVEQFRDLHRLFLSTLERIVEPSILRSTREEELRSLDLQNPAIYRTPESADFGIRFQQKLEASELPVVAKDEITKRCFDFIKLLLTQYQMRLLELLNVLEKLEFLSPKKALADKKPVIELPGIFFTCPTEVLELQWTNVSSCKFTEEKSMERFWVEVFGYTDSAGNPCFQEMSLGAFRMLLTLPLSNTRLEKMFSHVPFFIEDSMELKLLSNRMHIIYGLQRNNLNSASFAPEEALLERYPSSILGK, encoded by the coding sequence ATGGGTAAATGGTCGCAGTATAAGAAATGTTATAGAACGGAATGGGAGTCTGATCCTcagttgaaatggtggattgccccTGTGCTAACTGATAAaacaaaggcattttgcaagtaCTGTTGTGTAGAAATCCGCGCACATTACCATGATCTAAAAACACATGCAGGAAGAAGTAAACACCATTCCCGTAGTAAGCATTCGGCTATAGCATCTTATTCAGTTTCTGTTAAACCAATATCTGACGTTCAGAAAAGGCGAGAATTAAAAGTTGCAGCTTATGCAGCCTGTAATATACCAATTTGTGCTGTAGATGAGTTGGGGGAAATTCTTAATGATGAATATGGATCTTTTCAATTGGATAGCACAAAATGTACAGCAATCATCAATTCTCTATTAGGGCCTTATTTCAGAAAGCAGCTGCTAGATGATGTTGGCCAATCACCATATTCTTTACTCGTTGAGCAGTCAACTGATATTTCAGTGAAACCACTTCTAGGCATTCGCATTAGGTACTTTAGTCAAAGGCATAATCAGTTTGTATGCAGTTTCCTTGGTTTGATAGACTTACTAAAGGAAGATGATCCAGCCAAAGCGATTCTAGACCTACTGGATGAAAACAAACTTCAAACCGAAAATCTTGTTGGACTTGCTGCAGACGAGGCAAGTGTGATATGCAGTAAGAATCACGCTGTATTCATTAGTTTAATGGGAAAGCAACCCTCTTTACAGCTTGTGAGTTGTGATTGCCACTCGCTTGAGACTGTTGCAAAAAACGCTGTTCAGATTCTTCCCAGTAACCTTGAATTTATGATCAGAGAAACCTACAAGTGTTTGGCAGAATCGGCAAAAGGGCAAGATGATGCCAAGGAGTTGTATGAGGTGCTGACTGGAGATCCCCCATTAAAACCGGTTTCTCCAACTGGCACCTGTTGGTTTGTTATGGCTGATTGCGTCGAGCGAATCCTAGAGCAATTCGAcgcattaaaagtacacttttcccaAGCACACTATGAGGAGCATCAATATGTTGCTCAATTGCTGCAAGAAATGTATGACAATGACAACAACTTTCTGTACCTCTCTTTTTTAAAACCGTTCTTACAGGAgattaaaacagttgacaaaatctTTCAGATTGAGTCAGGAGATACAGTGGAACAATTTCGTGATTTGCACAGACTGTTTTTGTCCACTCTGGAAAGAATTGTGGAACCAAGTATTTTAAGAAGCACAAGAGAGGAAGAGCTCCGAAGTTTAGATTTGCAGAACCCGGCAATCTACCGAACGCCAGAGAGCGCAGATTTTGGGATTAGATTCCAGCAGAAGCTTGAAGCAAGTGAACTGCCTGTTGTTGCCAAAGATGAAATCACAAAAAGATGTTTTGACTTCATAAAACTTCTTCTTACCCAATACCAAATGCGTCTTCTGGAATTACTAAATGTGCTGGAGAAACTTGAGTTTTTAAGTCCAAAGAAGGCATTAGCGGATAAAAAACCTGTTATTGAACTCCCAGGTATTTTTTTCACCTGTCCAACAGAGGTGTTGGAATTACAGTGGACAAATGTGTCTTCATGTAAGTTTACAGAAGAGAAAAGCATGGAGCGCTTCTGGGTCGAGGTGTTTGGCTACACTGATTCAGCTGGAAACCCCTGCTTTCAGGAAATGTCATTGGGTGCATTTAGGATGTTGCTGACGCTTCCACTCTCAAACACACGCCTGGAGAAGATGTTCTCACATGTGCCGTTTTTTATAGAGGATAGTATGGAACTAAAGCTCCTTTCAAACAGAATGCACATTATTTATGGACTCCAACGAAATAACCTGAATTCGGCCTCCTTTGCACCCGAAGAAGCGCTGCTGGAAAGGTATCCAAGCAGCATTTTGGGCAAATAA